In Malus sylvestris chromosome 2, drMalSylv7.2, whole genome shotgun sequence, the genomic stretch GCTACCCGCAGCGGTATTATCTCCAGCATTGGCTCAACTCTTGGAGCTTGCATGGTGTCACTGCAGTCACGAGGAGAAGATCAACCTCGCTGGTCACGAGGAGTATATTGATCACCGAATAGGTTCTGCATCAACTGGAGCTGCTTCTCCTCCCCCATCGCTGCTGCTATGTGTTGCGCCAACGGTCATCTCGGTCCGTCCATCAAAGACCAAGGACAGCGCAAGCAATGTGAAGAATGAATACAGGGATGTCGGTGATGGTGGGCCCACCTTTGATATAAATTCTGCAACTTGTATGTATTTTCAGGATGTTTAGTGCGAAGATGAGCAGCCACAGGGAGTCCACCATCCCACTATCTGAAAAAACACTCACGAAAAAGATAAGCTTTTTCAATACTCAGCCTATTATTATTCCTGCCATCTGCcagaagcaaaagcaaagcagaaaatcaaaagcaaagcagaaaaacaaaagcaaaagcagaaagcaaaagaagataaaaagaagcagacataattgcggtggtgatggcatgtaGAAAGGGGAATTATGGgtgtgacccattgagcagagggttagatttatttttgaatgatgtaatttatttttcttattttttcggagacatttgtataaccccatcagagggtaattaaaaaaaaaaaggggcaagcccaaaataatgggctgaaATGTTATGGAGAGGGTCAAGgtccatatgcccaaaagagccaggccctatggctccaaatttattcggcaccctgctgctattatcaccaaccaggtaattaaaagtacgcccagtactccgaatttattcggcaccctgccgctattatcaccaaccaggtgatcaaaattacgcctagtacttcaaatttattcggcaccctaccgctattatcaccaacaaggtgatcaaaagtacgcccagtactccaaaattattcggcagcctgccgctattatcaccaactaagtgatcaaaagtacgtccagtactccaaaattatacatgaccatcactcatatcaatcatacataaacattcatgagcatcactcatgtcaatcatacataaacattcatgaacatcattcatgtcaacattcatgagcatcactcatgtcaacattcatgagcatcactcatataaacattcataagcatcactcatgtcaatcagctttgaaagcttcatttacagagctccaacttctaaagcttcatttacaaaacctccaacttcaaagcttcacttgcaaagcttcacctacaaagcttcagtgcaaggtatacaaataccgcctccgaacaaccgccacttcggcccatacatggatttaatttgaagtcttcagtcaacagactttcttgactgaagacttgagggactactgtttataccatacttagggccttcctatttagacctcgtataaatactcgggggactcaaatgtaattatgtaataaatgaagggggcaaatatgtaataagtgagaagcccttattctataaaagggcctcttcaccctcacaaacGGAAAAGAGcgccctcaccctcacaaagctctcatcctcacatacagagctctctccctcacaatcctctcacaaacaaagaaatacaatatcagtgtggacgtagcccaaacattggggtgaaccacgatacatcttgtgttctttacatttcttgtggattcacggtcggatttacgttgttccaagaccacttcggttttgtgcatcaacaatatatatatatatatatatatatatagatattttTCCAACCAGTTACTAAATTAGGTTGCTTTCCTTTGTCATCTCATGGCAACTTATGGATAGGCCAAGAATTAGAATTAACTTTAAACCAGTTACTGAATTATTGTTCCATttagaaaaccctaaccctaagcAATCACAAGAGTCGTAGCCATGGCCGAAAGGTCTGAAAGCTCTTTCAAAAATGAATGTCCTCAGTCTCAGATTGATTCGTTACACGAGTGGTGAAGCAAATTTTTGTTGAGATCTCGTCTACCAGATATTGAGACACATGAAGCATGGATAGCAGTGTAATCGACTACACATCCGGTGGTTTCAAGGCCCCTGGCGTGCTAGACCCTCGAATGGTTCCGAAATAAGGCATTTGAGGGTGAGAATTGAAATACTTGTCCTGGCCATTAGgataattttcttttaactCACCCGTGTTCACGGTTCaaaccctttttctttttctttttttattgtagATCAGTGTAAAATATCGTTTGTAATaaggaaaaaatatatatatatatatgtatatagcaAAGACTTTGACTCCAATTGTAcagaaaaatagaagactttgtCTCCTAGCTGGTACtgccccttagctagccttgtAACTTAGCATCCCCGTCtttctcatttttatttttttttaacaaatgattttatctacaataagaaggtgaaggagtgggctaagccttaATAGGCTTGCAAATAATAcggttcaaatttatttttggtgaaaatcgaATAATGTACACAAAAATCACCATGTATATGTAGTAGAAATTATCACTTTATTCACCAATGATTCTCACTAAAATGTAAAATGGAATGACATGAATGGCTATTTTCATATAGAATAATAGAAAATTAGAGTACACATAATATACAAACAACACAACATtacaaatatatttaatttgaacagaaaatcaaataaatacGTTGCTAAGACAATTACAAACTGATGACTACATTTTGAATAACAATagttagaaataaattaatgcAAAAACTCTTATACAGAGAGAAAATTAAAGCAAATACTAATCCTTAGCTGGCATGAAACCGAAACATTGGCTTATAAGAAaaccataaataataaaataaataaataactaatttttcaacaaaaacatCACACGATGAATACTAATGTACTTCTATAAACTCTATGAATTATTCTAAGGAGAATTCTGCACACCTCCTTTTTAAGATTTATGATCTTTAATATAAACTTTTGTTACTCTTGAGGTTAAGACTTACAAATTTTTATGGAGTAATTGGCATCTTCTACATTTTTCCAACTtgattaaactaaacattggttactttacaaaatttaattaagatGCCTTGATCAATTGTCAACTTAGCATTTTTCTACTTATTTAATATGTATCATATTGACACATCCTGACCCGGGATAtccactaggactctgaatcgagctgtgctgaccgacacctggaaggtgacgaagccatataaGGTGTGATGAtatggaaaaatgtgaataaatttaaacctaagagtgcctaagaaccagagtgcgctggtgaTGTAACACCCCACCccgaaaatttttattttcggCAATAATTATCGGTGATAGGCCATTAAGTTCCTTAAGTTCCTTAATTCCACACGTTCTATAACCTGAATTCTCTTAACAAAGCATAACAATTATATTTGTCAATTTACTACCTTTACTGCACTTAAATAAATTTACGATCTAAGAATaattctcaactaaaaattaaattctCGGTTATTTAAAGTTGCATCTAAcactgttagactgcctacgtacccttgagcAGGATCAAGCCTCTCGTAGTTCACATACACTTCCCATTAACTTTAATATCTTAGTGACCAACAATCACAAATTCAGTCCAAACATTTTCACCCACCATGTGAAATATAAACTATGGATTCAGAACATCAAAATTAGCATAAAAAATGGTAGAGTCGGCCCACTGGCTAGGCACCGCCACAcgcgccgccgcgggtggcggtcggccgtccCGACTCGTGGGAAAATcaactttttccaaaaatttgtaaattttacAGTCAAGTAGATCTTAATGAgcagaacaactttcatacctgtggccaaaGCTAATTTGGTCGGGAAACACCTCAAATTGTCCACGAACCGTCAAAACCCTTATTTTTTGGTGTTCTTGATTCGGCTCCAAAACAACTGCAACGCCCTAACCAAAtcatgggctttgttcctgggtttaAGGAGAGTGTTTTGGTAGCGGAAATGGGAGGAGTTAGTTTCAGTTCGTGGCGAATTTAAGCTCAACCCGTGCACCCCTCCATACGGGTTTCACCCAAAATCCACCCAAGTTTCCTACATTTTCAAATGAAAATGGAAGTGAGATCGATGTTTCTCGAGGTAAGGATCATTTTGACACCAACCTTGTCATCAACGGTGACCGGAGTTGGGAGATTACGCCGGGTCGGGTCACGGGTTGGGGAAAACCCCAGTTTCCCCATCTTTCTCCcctttctctcatttcctccGGTCCTCTCCCTCATTGGTCCTCTTCCCTCCTTATTCCTCCTCGCCTTTTAATCCCTAACATCCACGTGGCTGATCAGATTTCTCCAGAAATCTGAAGCCTTCCAAATTAATGACCAATTTACCATTTTGTCCCTAACTTTAAACATTAATAACTCTTTCGTTATAACTCTGTTTCATGAACGGTTTGCGCCCACGTGTTCGTGAGGTCGAGCTCTATTCTCAAATATAAATTGACCTAAAAAGGTCgacggattttaaataattaatttccaacttcaaacttcataactattttaatttaatactagattcaaataaattaatataatttctcaatgaataacataaaatctcaataacaCTTTACATAACTTATAATAATTTTcggaaacaaaactttaaaatttcccAATTCTATTACCATaatcataaatcgatttattttcgatttttcccacatattcataattatgaataactatttcatatatttaaaattttcaggaTATTACAGGTGAgagggaatgaacccacttcacacatgacgttagagcatgagtaagtacagtagagtgggttgagaatcataccatcgaaagaaatctccaatactatgatttgccacgaatcctcgtcgataagaaagctcaactAATAAACTtggagggtgaaaacaaaacaagggtgagtggcccaggaaataaaattttaatagaaaccttCTAAAACTTTATAACTCCTCGCTGcaacacctgtatagtttctagaaaatcataccacgtatccatgtgaaatcaaaagtatatcaaTAGTAATTCCATAAATATACCACGACACAGCATCTCATCAACAATCTAAATAATCATGTACTCAATAATCTATATTAGCACGCAAGTTAGAGTCACCTAATGTGGCATGTATGACTACACCCATAACatatcaatcaatgctagcacataagtcggagttacctatagtgacctatacgacttacccatctcatcaatcaacgctagcacataagtcggagtcacctatagtaaCATAAtacgacttacccatatctcatcaatcaatgctagcacataagtcaaagtcacctatagtgacctgtacaacttaCCCATATCAATCAAtgttagcacataagtcggagtcacttatATAGTTCACCTaccaattcctgcacacgagtcggaaccacctaaagtggtctatacgacaagctaggtgtaaataaatacgctcaagtgctacgatcacgtgaaggctgtgcgaagtatcgcaagtcacctacgagtcagaaccatctaatgtggtctgtacaacaggctagcacctaccttggatccaaggtgagcgtgtggtgctgGAGGTGAACGATTACGTGAAGGCTAGACCCTGTCCtcgggcggagcactaacaccgaggtgcatGATAATGAACATTAAATGCATATAAACATAACTATACACACTGCAATCACTATCATCAAcatgtactcacctgaagcttacttgGCGTCCGCAGCATCATTTGGCATAACCACTTTAACACCCCAACATTCTTAATCAGAACTATACCTAGTGATAGGCCAGAATAAAATCAAGGTTAATCTCTACGCTGTTAACCATTATAACTTCTTTCTTTAAAGAAATCAAGTACCATGTTAAATTCGGATtgttttatggctgcatctaactgtcttgttagactgcctacgtacacTCAAatgggatcaagccatttgtagttcaacttagtacttcaaagcattcatagTAATTATATGCCGATAGTATGCATATAGATATACCAtaatgcaatctaaaactcaaccataccATAGTATTTTACCATATATATaacatggcataaaatgcatagaacaatttaaaagcatttgtggaattatcaatcataacTATatacaataaaagaaaaagacccactcacctgaggttcgcgctacgactccctatcacgaatatcgagacatcatgaaccatcgtcgcctagaacaattatcaaatcacgtctcagagtttttatcaatagaacacgtaacttacataaaacatatcatCAAGGACGTTCTATAATGATTTGTAactcattgaccaaaagtcaaccgtcgatcaaaggtcgacggtagggtccaTAACTCTATCTGGGGGATCCGCACCTCGGGCTTTTGATACGTAACTTCCACAAATTCACATTATACTTTTGAAAAATTATACTAAAGTTTTATTacaatccaacggttggatctcctcCAATTGCCAATTCAAGTGGTGGTTAgcgttttattttacgaacttacaaatccaatttgggaagatccgtacgtcagaTTCtcaatccgtaagtttctaatatcctcaaatattacttaCTATAATTTATTAAAAGTTAATGACGATCCAATAGTCGAATCGTCGGTTGCTGTAATAATCAAGTGGCGGACCTTAATGAAACTAAGTTCAAACGACGGAATTTCGTCAATCGGACTTCATAAACGGAACCAAGGTATTCAACTTTATCCTAGGAAAGTCAGGGGACCCCTCGGCCCACGcggtggcggttggccgcctCGACTTGCCGGAAAATTTAACTATATCTAAAAGTTACCAAAattcacagaaatgaagatctcaaagagagtACCAACTTTCATACCAGCCacgaagtccaaaagtggacgGAAGATAGTCAAATTTGCCCACAAAGCTAGCCGGTGCCTAAAGCTTCCCGGCGTCAATTCGTCGTCTACGGTGTTCCAACGGGGTCAAGGTTGGTTGGTATTTTCTCCTAGGATGATGGGATATAAAGCCCAAGTGGTGGCATCGGCCATTGTTTTATCGATTcgtcgaaaatttgaaaatggtgGCCGGAGCACCGCGAGAACCGTCAACTTTCGTGGTCTCAAACCGCCTCATATAGTGGttaatcaaggtggttcttggttgggttttgtagaggggaatgagagcttcgagatggtggtggtggtgtcgaaAAACTCCATCAGAGTTGGGCGGAATCGGCCTTGGAAGATGGGATGTCGAACTGGGTTGGTGGCGTGCACGGGAAAGCTGGgagctttctctttttttttttcttttttttttttgattggCTGATTGGTCCCTTTAACCCATTTATCTAATTGGTCCTTTACTAACACAAATCTGATTGGCCACTTTCCCACAAGGTGGGAatacaaataatttataactAAACTTTGAATAATCAAAATCAAACGTCCGTACCTAGACCGTTATAATTTGGACTCGCAAATGGCTTTCGTCTATATGTTCATAccaacgagtactacgaggatatgctaaaagaataagtcatacgtcTCTCTAGCCGATGGTCAACGGAAGTCAAAgtccttgcctctagggcattttcgtaaattcacgcttttaaaattaataaaaacgtaaaatttgggacgggttgtcacacatAACATTAACaaaataacctttttttttttgtcattaaatTTAATTAGTCTCTTCCTCCATGACATTTATGAAAACTTCATTAATTGTTAAGAATTTATGTATAGTTACATAAAAAATGTATTTAAAACTTATggtaaatttgaaaataaatgtTGTACGTTTAGATTCTACAACAAATAAAACATACTAGAAATTCAAATGTACCAATATTATAGGTATTCAAACATAGCAATATAATCATCACTCAGTATTACcgagagttttaacaaaacactctcgatactgttcacttttaacgaaaaactacatttttacctttctttggtactattcactacacttctagttgtcatttttcattaaaactattttttttaacttttcattaatttttcttataatAAAATGTATGtctaataaaattataaataaatattttaaaaaataaaaatttaattaataaaatgaaaaaatgaTTTCACATAACGTGGATCAAGCAATGATTTGAAGATGGAAAATTCTACCCATATTTGGGGGAAGgcggattgtctgccctcctgtttgggtgCCTTTTCCATCCCTTTCTATTTGTGCTATCACAATTAAGTTGcgtcaaaattttatattcttattttttgttttgttttattatctctataaaaaaaattaatataaaatattaacatgacTTAACTATGACCGTACAAAATAAGAAGGAATGAGAAAAGCACCGAACAGGAgggtctgccctcccatttgaGGACCCTCCAAATCCCTATTATTTGTCGCCTTGAGTTGTCAGATATAGTCGGTGGACCCCTCTGTTTCTGTCTGTAATATTTTCAAAATCGGAAATCAAGGATTGTATATCACTCTCCACTCTTAAGCCATAAACTCAGCGCACGCACCGCCATTCCCAACATCTCATCTTCCATCCATCTCTCTCCCAATCATCTCAACCTAATAATACACACAAACATTCTCCCAACCCCACAATCGAATCCAACACAACACAAAAAAATAACCCTCTGTCCTTTTTGGTCGTCGTTTTTAATCGTTGGTGTTTTTTGTTACTGTATTATGTTTTTCCATATGTAATGCATCAGAAGAAATCTGAAGCTCAGATCGGAAAAGAAAGCATTGGCGTCTCTTCCGATTACAACCCAGTCTCAGCCTCAGCCTCAGCCTCAGCCGCCGCCGCACCACCGCCATCGgcgccttcttcttccttctcttccaTTTCCGACCAAGTCAATCACATCACCCAATTCCCTCGCTACCCATCTCAACATTTGCCCCACCATGACCCCCCAATCCCTCAAACCACACCTTACAAGCGACCCCTTTTGACCCAAACCCCCTCCTCCCTCTCCAAATCCCCGACCCTCTACAAATTCCCACCTCCTCCGCAAAACCCACCTCTCTTTTCCCCTTCTCTCGCTGCCAAATCGGCCTTCTTTCGCCTCCTCCGCCGCGTTCACCTCCTCCGCCGCCGCCTCCTACTGCTCTCTTTGCCCTTCTTTTACTTCCTGGTCTCTCACCCTAGCCACTCTTTCTTCCTTGACTTCCTCTCCGCCTTTGCTTTCTCCGCCGCATTGCTCTTCTCCCTCAATCTCGCCCTTCCCCGCCTCCCCTCCATACGGCTGTTCCTGGCCAGGTCTTTCCCAAGCAAGCTCAAGACCTCCTCTAGCCCGCCGTTGCCCGTGTTTTGGTCAATCGGGTCGCGGCCGAAAGCCGAAAAGAAAGGGAGTTCCGGGTGTTGGGTTCAGGTTTACAGCAACGGTGACGTGTATGAGGGTGAATTTCATAAAGGAAAGTGTTCAGGAAGTGGGGTGTATTACTATTACATGAGCGGGAGGTTTGAGGGGGATTGGGTTGATGGGAAATATGATGGTTATGGTGTCGAGACGTGGGCGAGAGGAAGCCGGTACCGCGGGCAGTATAGGCAGGGCCTGAGGCATGGTTTCGGGGTGTATAGGTTCTACACTGGAGATGTTTATGCAGGGGAATGGTCTAATGGGCAGAGTCATGGGTGTGGAATCCATACCTGTGAGGATGGGAGTAGATATATTGGGGAGTTCAAGTGGGGTGTCAAGCATGGCCTTGGTCACTACCATTTCAGGTAACTTTTCGCATTGCTGTGTTTCGGGATtcttgttttatgattttgttgtttatgtattttgttattgcaatatcGATGTTGTTTCCGCATTGTCCCTGAATTGTTTTGGTTGGTCTGTTCCCTGGTTGTCATTAGATTGTAAAACTGTTAATTACAGATTGTGCCACTTGATGTAGGTAGGTTTCTGCATTTCAATACTTCCCTTTGGTTTTACCGTGGGGATAATTCTGGATCCGTACACATCAACAGAATTGAGTTCTTTCTGTTAAAATTTGTTGTAGAACTTGAAAATAATGGGCTTCATCTCTGTTATATGTAGGCAAGTGAGATGATTGTTGCTGGAAATTCTTGGCAGCAAATACTTTAGGCATTATGTGTTAGGAACTTAGGATTGTTAATGTTGGGGGAAAAAACGAATGTGAATAGAAATAAATAAACGGATGTGGGTGATGCTCGAGGGAGTGCAACATATTAATCTCAAAGATCATGAAAGTGGAGATGATTTATAGGTAGTACTAGGGTTGTTTGCTTATCATTTATTGAAATGAATGGCATAAGTGGTGAAAAATCTTACAGTCTAGTGCTTTGAATTACGGCATTTGCATCAATATTTACAGTTACATGCTCATCGGAAGATGAGActggtgaataatataaaaacccTTATTTAGGGAGAACAGTATATGTTGATAATGAAAACTTACATACAGAAATCAGTTGTGTTCACCATTCATCGGGATATTGAGATATTGTGATGATTTGCCATGCAAGTACACAGGCATGTTCCTTTAATGCCCAATTAGTTTTGTGTTTGGTTTCGACCTTATATGTAAATGCTCAGTATTTATTTTTGACAGAATTTCTGCTTCTTTTTTTCATTCAGAAATGGTGACACGTATGCTGGAGAATATTTTGCGGACAAAATGCATGGGTTTGGGGTCTATCGATTTGCAAATGGGCATAGGTATGAGGGAGCTTGGCATGAGGGTAGAAGGCAAGGGCTTGGTATGTACACATATAGAAATGGGGAAACTCAAGCTGGTCACTGGCAAAATGGAGTCCTTGATGTTCCAAGCACACAGAATGCAACTTCTCCTGTATCTCCCATAGCTGTTAATCATTCCAAAGTACTTTATGCGGTTCAGGTACTTACTATTACTTAAAATATTTCTGTAAACCCTCTGCATGATCTGTGGAATGCAATAGTAGTGGATGTGTGACAATTTTGTGCCCTTAGTTCGTTTAGCCCATTGAACAGAATGGTTGGTCAACACCTGTATAGTTTTCAGTGTCGCCATATCACGTTGTGTCAATTTAAAGAAAGATTGCTGAAGCCaggaaaaaattataattagcGTGACTTAAAATTCATTCTAGCTCACAATTTCAAACCTGTAATATTTAATGAACTTTTGCATGATTGTTTTTCATGTGTTAGCATTGAAAGAAACACATGGAGCACTTATACTCTGCACTTCAAATAATCCTTGGTTTCTGCAGCAATGACGTTCTTAGTGAAGCATGAAAATGGGTTGAGAATTATTATACCTCTATGAATAGACAATGATTTGTTGTTAATCTGTTTTGTTATTCTGTGTTACAATCAGGAAGCGAGAATAGTGTCCGAGAAAGCCTATGATGTAGCAAAGGTGGATGAAAGAGTGAACAGAGCCGTAACAGCAGCTAATAGGGCAGCAAATGCAGCTAGAGTATCAGCGGTGAAAGCTGTCCAGAAACAAATGCAGCATAATACTAGCAGTGACCACATGCCAATTCAAATTGTATGAAAATCCCGGGAGGACTCATTTATCCGTACAAATTTGGGAGGTGTGAGAACAAGAGGAAGTTTTATGGTTTCCCTTCTCCGGCAgctttaagttttaggtttgtgtTCTCTTCGGCATCTTGCGTTGAGATGATGGTGCTTCTTTAAACTTATTTATGGGGAGTATCAGAGTTTACATCTATAAAGTTTCTCAGATTATGTAAACGTAtagggggggagagagagagagagagaggagggaatGCCGATCGGCATCCGGATGCTTTAGTAATTTTCGTCTGCAATCTTAGTGCGTAGTGTATAGATGAAGTAGATGTAATATATAAGTGCTGTGACCAGGTAAAACCTTGAGCCAGCCAGTGCTGTATGTCAATTGCTACTTTGTTAGTACTTTAACAAGCAGAAAAAAATTTATGTAACCATTAGCGGTTCCACCCATGCAAATCTTCTTCTGTTTGTCCATGAACAGGAGTacatggagtgcaagttcaatgGGAGCAGAGGTTCAAATGAGTTAGAGGTGAGGATTAGAGATCAAGACGTACTAAAGAGCAAACACTTTTGCTATCTTGTAACATAACATAGAATTGG encodes the following:
- the LOC126581858 gene encoding uncharacterized protein LOC126581858, yielding MHQKKSEAQIGKESIGVSSDYNPVSASASASAAAAPPPSAPSSSFSSISDQVNHITQFPRYPSQHLPHHDPPIPQTTPYKRPLLTQTPSSLSKSPTLYKFPPPPQNPPLFSPSLAAKSAFFRLLRRVHLLRRRLLLLSLPFFYFLVSHPSHSFFLDFLSAFAFSAALLFSLNLALPRLPSIRLFLARSFPSKLKTSSSPPLPVFWSIGSRPKAEKKGSSGCWVQVYSNGDVYEGEFHKGKCSGSGVYYYYMSGRFEGDWVDGKYDGYGVETWARGSRYRGQYRQGLRHGFGVYRFYTGDVYAGEWSNGQSHGCGIHTCEDGSRYIGEFKWGVKHGLGHYHFRNGDTYAGEYFADKMHGFGVYRFANGHRYEGAWHEGRRQGLGMYTYRNGETQAGHWQNGVLDVPSTQNATSPVSPIAVNHSKVLYAVQEARIVSEKAYDVAKVDERVNRAVTAANRAANAARVSAVKAVQKQMQHNTSSDHMPIQIV